The Cognaticolwellia beringensis genome segment CAAGGTCGTTTAATGAAACAAGCGGCTGCCATTATTAGTCAAGGTGGCGTTATTGTTTACCCAACCGACTCGGGCTACGCTTTAGGCTGCCATATTGGTGACAAAAAAGCCTTGGAACGAATATGCAATATTCGAGATATCAATAAAGAGCATAACTTTACTTTAATGTGTAGTGACTTGTCAGAGTTGTCTGAATATACCCGCGTTGATAACAGTGCCTTTCGCTTATTGAAAAACAATACCCCAGGGCCTTACACTTTTATTTTCAAAGGTTCAAAAGAAGTGCCTAAACGCTTATTAAATCCAAAGCGTAAAACGATTGGCATTCGCGTGCCGGACAATGCTATTGCTCAAGCGCTTTTAGCCGAGTTAGGTGAGCCAATAATGTCGACAACACTGATCATGCCAGGCGCTGACACTGCAGAGTTTGATCCTGAGCATATTCGCGATATTTTAGAGCACCAAGTAGATTTAATTATTAATGGTGGCCATTTAGGCGAACGTCCAACCACCGTCATTGATTTTTCAAATGATGACGTTGAAATAATTCGTGTGGGTGAAGGCGATCCAACACCTTTTCAATAACGGGTGATTAAATCACCTAGCAAATAGTTATTAATGCCACTTACAAAGCAAACACAAAGCAAAAAATACATGATAAAAGCTGCTTATGCCTGAGAATACGGCTAAATTATCCAAAAATATAACGCCAGATAACAAGCCTGCATCTGGTGTTATGCTTCAGCAAGTATTACCTTTTGCTTTCCTGCGAGGTGAGGCGATTGTTGATAAACCTCAAGACTTATTTATTCCACCTGATGCCTTAGAAGTTATTTTAGAGATGTTCGAAGGGCCGCTCGATCTTTTATTGTATTTAATTCGCAAACAAAAATTTGATATTCTAGACTTACCTATTTCACCTATTACCACGCAATATATGACTTATGTCGAGCTGATGAAAGATATTAAGTTGGAGTTAGCCGCGGAATATTTAGTGATGGCATCTATTTTAGCGGAAATTAAATCACGCTTATTATTGCCAAAACAAGCGGTTGAAGAAGACGAAGGTGATCCAAGGGCAGAATTAGTCAGAAAATTACAAGAATATGAAATTATTAAAAAGGCAGCTGAAAATATCGATGAGTTACCGCGTGTTGACCGCGATAGCTTTGTGGCAAAAGTTGAGTTAGCGGAAAATTTTGTTCCTGAAATCCTTAATAGCCAAGTCGATTTAGCTGAACTAGTCAGCGCGTTACAAGGTGTTATAAAGCGCACACAGGCTTATGAACATCATCATATTCAAAAAGAGTCTTTATCGACAAGAGAGCGAATGGCACATATTTTGACCACACTCAAAGAAGCTGGGAGCGAGCAACCCTATTGTGACTTTAGCGACTTATTTACCGTCAAAGAGGGTAAGCAAGGAGTTGTAGTGACATTTTTAGCTATTCTAGAACTCATTAAAGAGTCTTTAATTGAATGTATTCAAACGCAAATCTATGGCGAAATCCGTGTTTGTCTTCCTAGACAAGGTTAGGCCATTTTTAGCGTAAATAACGGCAATAACAACAGCAAAATTAACTGCAATAACAAGAGTAAAATTAGCAAAAATGATAACCGATAAAATACGCCACAAAGATATTGACGATACCAAGCTGCAACGCTTGGTTGAAGCTGCGTTATTTATTGCTGATAAGCCGTTGTCTGTGCAATTACTTAAACGTGATTTTTTAATAGAATATCGTGTTAGTAACCTTCGCATTCGTGATATAATTATCGCTATTCAGGCTCAGTATAAAGGCCGTGGTGTTGAACTCAATAAAGTCGCTTCTGGCTATCGTTTTCAAACACCGGCAGAGCTGAGTGACGATTTAGCGCATTTGTATAAAGAAAAAGCACCGAAATACTCCCGTGCTATTTTAGAAACGTTAGCGTTAATCGCCTATAAACAACCGATAACCCGTGGTGAAATTGAAGATATTCGCGGTGTTGCCGTCAGTAGTCAGATAATTAAGACACTCACGGATAGAAATTGGATTAAAACCGTAGGTCAAAAGGAAGTGCCTGGTCGACCGGTATTGTATGCGAGCACGCAAGAGTTTCTTGATTACTTTTCGCTAACCTCACTCGATCAATTACCGGCGTTAATGCCAATGGAAGACTTTACGAGTTAAATGCTTTTACAAATAAGCTAAACTAAAAAACATGGGGTATTTACCCTAAACTTAAAGAGACAGAAATGTAATGGTGAGCCAGCTAATTTACTGGTTAACTGTGAAGTTACTGACGTAAGAGAGTTAAGACAATGTCTGAAAAATTACAAAAAGTATTAGCACGAGCAGGTGCTGGTTCACGCCGTGAAATGGAAACTTACATAAGTGCTGGCCGTGTTAGCGTTGAAGGTAAAACCGCTTATTTAGGCGATCGTGTTGAAGGTAATGAACTGATTCGCGTTGATGGCCATCAAGTTAAACTGAAACCTTTAGCAGACGATTTATGTCGTGTTTTAATGTACAACAAGCCAGAAGGCGAAATGTGTACGCGTAAAGATCCTGAAGGTCGCCCAACTGTTTTCGATCGTTTACCTAAGTTAGATGGTAGCCGTTGGGTAGCGGTAGGTCGTTTGGATATTAACACCTCAGGTATGTTGCTTTTTACTACCGATGGTGAGCTTGCCAATCGTTTAATGCATCCTTCAAAACAGGTTGAACGTGAATATGCTGTGCGTATTTTTGGTGAAGTTAATGAAGCGATGTTACAAACATTGCGTCATGGCGTAAAACTTGAAGATGGTACGGCTAAATTTCAAAAAATCACTTATAAAGGTGGTGAAGGTCGCAACCATTGGTTCCATGTTGTGTTATCTGAAGGCCGTAACCGTGAAGTTCGTCGCCTTTGGGAAAGCCAAGATGTACAAGTTAGCCGATTAATTCGTGTTCGTTACGGTGATATGGAAATGAAGCGTCAGTTACCTTTAGGTGGCTGGACAGAATTAAACTTACAAGATGTTAACTACTACAGAAAACTCGTTGATTTAGAGCCTGAAACACAAAGTAAAGTGAAGGTTGATGAGAAAGCAATGGATAACGCGAAAAGCCGCAGAATTCGTCGCTCAGTGAAAAAGCATCAACATCGCAGCCAACAAGCAACTAGACGCAGACGTTAAGCGTTAGATAAAGTAAATTGCTGAATTTATGTGTTACAACAACCAGCTAAATTAATGACAAGTTCAATTCACTATCGAACTTGTCATTTTTATTTCAGTAATTTAATTTCACTTTGGTATTGGTAAAAAAATAAGATATTGTAAGTCGACACTTTTCATAGTCAGTTTTATTGTTTCAGTGTCGTGGAAAATATTTACCTTAGTAATTGATTTAATTTTGACTCAACATAGGACATTACGTGCAAGCAACTCTTAAAAGAATTTATATCGAAGACTCCGAGCAATTACATCTAGTTTGTCAACGCTATGCACAAGCCAATGTGCTTGCTATCGATACTGAATTTGTACGCACGCGAACGCTTTATCCTAAATTGGGACTTATTCAAATAAACGATGGTAATACCTTAGCATTAATTGATCCCGTTGCTGTGCCAGACTTAACTCCTTTTTGGCAAATACTTGAAGATCCAAAAATTCAAAAAGTGTTACATGCTTGTTCGGAAGATTTAGAAGTTTTTTTGACCGCAGGTAACTGTCGCCCAGTCAATTTAATTGATAGCCAAATTATAATGGCTTTTTTAGGTCATGGTATATCCATGGGTTATGCGGCGATGATCTCACATTACACCGATATTGAAGTCGATAAGTCTGAATCTCGTACTGATTGGATGAAACGACCATTAACGCAAAATCAACTGACCTATGCAGCTGCTGATGTTGAACACCTGTTTAATATATTACCTTTATTATTTGCCGATATTGAAAAGGCGGGTTGGTTAGCCGCGGCTCAAGAAGAAAGTGACGTCATGGTTGAGCGTAAGTTCAGTGACATTGATGAAAGTCAGTTATACCTTAACCTTAAAATGGCTTGGCGTTTAAACCCTACGCAACTCTATCGCTTACAGCAATTAACCATTTGGCGCTATCAACAAGCTAAAATAAAAGATCGGCCCATCGGTTTTATCGCCAAAGACCATACTTTATTAGCCTTGGCGCAAATTAACCCAAGTAATGTGGGCGCTATGTCGGGTATTGAAGGTGTTGAGGCACTGGATATTCGTCATAAAGGTAATGCGATGTTAACGGTATTGAAACGTGCAGGTGAAGCAGAAAATATTGAGTTGCCACCGCAAATCATTCGTCTTGATGAATACCCTGGTTATAAACAGAACTTTAAAAAAGTTAAAAATTATATTACCGAGTTAAGTACACAAACAAATTTACTGCCTGAAAATTTAGCCTCTAAAAAACAAATTAATCAATTTTTATCTTGGTATTTTAAGATCAATGGCGCAGAGAATCAGCCACAAATGGTTGATATAATGCGTGGTTGGCGCAAACCATTGTTTGGTGAAAAGTTACTCGCCTTCGTTGAGAATGACTTTCAGTAAATTAGCCTTAAATCTTATTGAGTAAAGTGTTACATAACAGTCAAAGACGCTGGTGTATTGTTGTGATAACGTTACTCAGCGGTTGTTAAGGCAAATAAAATTAGCAATTCCCCATATATCATTTTAATCATAGGTCTCCATTATGCTGTGTAGTGTTTATAAAAGTTCTAAAAAATTACAAACTTATCTTTATGTTAATAACCGAGATGATTTTTCTGAAGTGCCTGACGCGTTAATGAAAATGTTTGGTAAGCCGGTGATGGTTACCGTACTGAACCTTTCTTCAAAGGTTAAATTGGGATTTGCAGACTTAGAAAAAGTAAAAGTAAGTCTAGCTGACCAAGGTTATTATTTGCAGTTAACGCCGCAGGAAGAGGATATGTTAAAAGGGCATAAAGCTAGTATGAATACAGCTAAGAATGCTACTACGGGCAAAGATGATCAAGGAGAATAATCATAATGCGCTATATTAAATCAGTAAAAACAATATCATTTTCACTATGCTTAGCATTATTTTCTCAAGTAACCTTGGCTGCTGATGATAAAACAGCAACAACGTTAGATGCTAAAGCAAGCTTCGAACAATATATCGTTAAGTTAAAACAAGAAGCGATTTCTAGGGGCTTTGAGCAAACATTGATTGACGAATCTTTCGCTAATGTGGTTTTTCACCAACGTGCAGTTAAAGCGGATCGTAATCAACCTGAAACCGTTGAAACTCTTGATACTTACTTGCCAAAACGCTTACCTGATTGGAAAATCAAACGTGCTCGAGCAAAATATAAAGAGCATGAAGCACTGCTAATCAAAGTAGCTGCTGAATACGGTGTACAGCCGCGTTTTATTGTTGCGCTTTGGGGGCTAGAGACAAACTTTGGTAAAATTATGGGCAACTATAATGTTATTTCTGCGTTATCAACCATGGCCTATGAAGGACGCCGCGAAGCATTCTTTAAAAAGCAGCTTTGGGCCGCGTTACAAATATTAAAAGAAGGCCATATCGATAGTGCGAACATGAAAGGCTCTTGGGCTGGCGCTATGGGACAAAATCAATTTATGCCAACCTCATTTGTTGGCTATGCGGTTGACGGTGATGGCGACGGAAAAAAAGATATTTGGGGTAACCAAGCCGATGTCTTTGCTTCAATGGCAAATTATTTGAAAAAAGAAGGTTGGAATGACCAACTTACATGGGGCCGACAAGTTAAATTACCGAGCGGTTTTGATACGTCATTAGCGATACCTAATAATACTGGTGGTCGTAAAAATTGGTTAAAAGCCTGGGCTAAAACCGAAAAAACCTTAGCACAGTGGCAGGCATTAGGGGTTCGACGCAGCGATGGTACTAATTTACCTAAAGTTGATATTAAAGCGGCATTAGTTTTTCCTGATGGCGCTAAAGGACGTGCGTACTTAGCTTACAATAACTATAAAAGTTTAATGCATTGGAATTTATCCTACTACTTTGTAAGCTCGGTGGGACATTTATCGGATCATATTAAATTTCCGCCGATTCAGTAGTCAGTTTTAGTAAGTCTTAGAAAGTAATAGCAACAGTAAGCATACATAAGTAGTGATATGAGTAAAAAAAATAGTCGTTTGAGCGCAAAGCCAAAAAAAGTGGTAGTTGAACGTTTTTGGGAAACTAAATCATTAAATGAAATGTCCCGAACCGAATGGGAATCATTGTGTGATGGTTGTGCTAAATGCTGCCTGAATAAATTTATTGATGACGATAGCACTACTGACGAAACAGAGTTGATGCCGACTACGCATATTGCTGAAGGTGAGCAAATGAGCTACTCGAACATTGCTTGTCATTTACTCAATGATAAAACTTGTCAGTGTTCAAAATACGAGCAACGTACTGTACTCGTGCCAGACTGTGTGCAGTTAACACAAGAGAACTTGGATGACGTGTTTTTTATGCCGCCAAGTTGTACTTATCGACGTTTAAAAGAGGGCAGAGGTATGCCGTCATGGCACCCGTTATTGCACAATGGCAAAAAATCAGCCATGCACCAAGCCGGTATGTCAGTGCGTGGTAAAATTATCAAAGATAACGACGTTGAATTAGACGATTTTGAAGGCTATATTGTGTTGTGGCCACTGAACGATATTGATTAACTCATCATAACAGCAAATTCATGCTACAGATTAGCCATGCTATAAATTAACTATTCTACTAATCTGAAAGCTTAAAAATATTATTAAGCTTTCAGCTATTTTTACCAACACTTTATTAAAGGCATAATGCTCTAAAAGGCAAACTCGCTGCGCCGACTGATACGGGCTCATACGTTACTTCTGATATCAGCAATTCGGGTTTAGGCCGTTCGGAAGAGCGACGATGTAATGCGTACATGACCACTTCTTTGATCAGTAATTTAGATAATGATTTTGGTATGTGTCCACCAATGACAATAGCCTGAGTATCTAATAACGCCGCTGATGATGATGCCACCAAACTTACGGCATCTTTAACTTTTGTTATCTACTCTTGAAACTTACATGAAATATGCTAATTATACGTCTGTTATTTGGGGGTTTTGACTTTAACCTTGTCACTTTACGCGGGCGATATAGCGGCAACAGTTATTGAAGCAATAAATAAAGTAGGCTCGGTATTTTATGGCCCGATTTTAGCTATTTTCTTATTAGCTGTTTTTGATAAACGTTTGTGTGCTTTACAAATTAACAATGGCTTACTTTCTTGTCATGATTGCTATTTGTTTATCAATTCCAATGCTATTTAGTTAATGACCAGAAGGCTGAAAAGCCTTCTGCATCTTTTATTTTATGTGTGAAATC includes the following:
- a CDS encoding L-threonylcarbamoyladenylate synthase; its protein translation is MSQFFYVHPDNPQGRLMKQAAAIISQGGVIVYPTDSGYALGCHIGDKKALERICNIRDINKEHNFTLMCSDLSELSEYTRVDNSAFRLLKNNTPGPYTFIFKGSKEVPKRLLNPKRKTIGIRVPDNAIAQALLAELGEPIMSTTLIMPGADTAEFDPEHIRDILEHQVDLIINGGHLGERPTTVIDFSNDDVEIIRVGEGDPTPFQ
- a CDS encoding segregation and condensation protein A, whose product is MPENTAKLSKNITPDNKPASGVMLQQVLPFAFLRGEAIVDKPQDLFIPPDALEVILEMFEGPLDLLLYLIRKQKFDILDLPISPITTQYMTYVELMKDIKLELAAEYLVMASILAEIKSRLLLPKQAVEEDEGDPRAELVRKLQEYEIIKKAAENIDELPRVDRDSFVAKVELAENFVPEILNSQVDLAELVSALQGVIKRTQAYEHHHIQKESLSTRERMAHILTTLKEAGSEQPYCDFSDLFTVKEGKQGVVVTFLAILELIKESLIECIQTQIYGEIRVCLPRQG
- the scpB gene encoding SMC-Scp complex subunit ScpB, which translates into the protein MITDKIRHKDIDDTKLQRLVEAALFIADKPLSVQLLKRDFLIEYRVSNLRIRDIIIAIQAQYKGRGVELNKVASGYRFQTPAELSDDLAHLYKEKAPKYSRAILETLALIAYKQPITRGEIEDIRGVAVSSQIIKTLTDRNWIKTVGQKEVPGRPVLYASTQEFLDYFSLTSLDQLPALMPMEDFTS
- the rluB gene encoding 23S rRNA pseudouridine(2605) synthase RluB, whose protein sequence is MSEKLQKVLARAGAGSRREMETYISAGRVSVEGKTAYLGDRVEGNELIRVDGHQVKLKPLADDLCRVLMYNKPEGEMCTRKDPEGRPTVFDRLPKLDGSRWVAVGRLDINTSGMLLFTTDGELANRLMHPSKQVEREYAVRIFGEVNEAMLQTLRHGVKLEDGTAKFQKITYKGGEGRNHWFHVVLSEGRNREVRRLWESQDVQVSRLIRVRYGDMEMKRQLPLGGWTELNLQDVNYYRKLVDLEPETQSKVKVDEKAMDNAKSRRIRRSVKKHQHRSQQATRRRR
- the rnd gene encoding ribonuclease D; this encodes MQATLKRIYIEDSEQLHLVCQRYAQANVLAIDTEFVRTRTLYPKLGLIQINDGNTLALIDPVAVPDLTPFWQILEDPKIQKVLHACSEDLEVFLTAGNCRPVNLIDSQIIMAFLGHGISMGYAAMISHYTDIEVDKSESRTDWMKRPLTQNQLTYAAADVEHLFNILPLLFADIEKAGWLAAAQEESDVMVERKFSDIDESQLYLNLKMAWRLNPTQLYRLQQLTIWRYQQAKIKDRPIGFIAKDHTLLALAQINPSNVGAMSGIEGVEALDIRHKGNAMLTVLKRAGEAENIELPPQIIRLDEYPGYKQNFKKVKNYITELSTQTNLLPENLASKKQINQFLSWYFKINGAENQPQMVDIMRGWRKPLFGEKLLAFVENDFQ
- a CDS encoding YcgL domain-containing protein, encoding MLCSVYKSSKKLQTYLYVNNRDDFSEVPDALMKMFGKPVMVTVLNLSSKVKLGFADLEKVKVSLADQGYYLQLTPQEEDMLKGHKASMNTAKNATTGKDDQGE
- a CDS encoding lytic murein transglycosylase, giving the protein MRYIKSVKTISFSLCLALFSQVTLAADDKTATTLDAKASFEQYIVKLKQEAISRGFEQTLIDESFANVVFHQRAVKADRNQPETVETLDTYLPKRLPDWKIKRARAKYKEHEALLIKVAAEYGVQPRFIVALWGLETNFGKIMGNYNVISALSTMAYEGRREAFFKKQLWAALQILKEGHIDSANMKGSWAGAMGQNQFMPTSFVGYAVDGDGDGKKDIWGNQADVFASMANYLKKEGWNDQLTWGRQVKLPSGFDTSLAIPNNTGGRKNWLKAWAKTEKTLAQWQALGVRRSDGTNLPKVDIKAALVFPDGAKGRAYLAYNNYKSLMHWNLSYYFVSSVGHLSDHIKFPPIQ
- a CDS encoding YcgN family cysteine cluster protein produces the protein MSKKNSRLSAKPKKVVVERFWETKSLNEMSRTEWESLCDGCAKCCLNKFIDDDSTTDETELMPTTHIAEGEQMSYSNIACHLLNDKTCQCSKYEQRTVLVPDCVQLTQENLDDVFFMPPSCTYRRLKEGRGMPSWHPLLHNGKKSAMHQAGMSVRGKIIKDNDVELDDFEGYIVLWPLNDID